Proteins from a genomic interval of Phyllopteryx taeniolatus isolate TA_2022b chromosome 3, UOR_Ptae_1.2, whole genome shotgun sequence:
- the pdxp gene encoding pyridoxal phosphate phosphatase, with the protein MAATCRKIGGAQIRGLLEAKEFFLFDCDGVLWHGEKAVAGAAQVVNSLTRQGKNVVFVTNNSTRPREKYLHKFYRLGFTAVALEHIFSSSYCSALYLRDVAKLRGQVFVVGCDGLRDELREAGIACVEEADEPDATIYDCALAADVKAVLVGHDDKLTFLKLAKASCYLKDPDCLFLATDNDPWHPLSSGRILPGSGSLMAALEVASGRKATVIGKPSRFMFECISSQFPGMDPAHCLMVGDRLETDMLFGSNCGLDTMLTLTGVSQMEDAHQYGNSEVSSDQNLVPDYVVDTIADFLPAFEELEEQSN; encoded by the exons ATGGCGGCCACCTGCCGGAAAATAGGCGGTGCGCAGATACGAGGTCTCCTGGAGGCGAAGGAGTTCTTCCTGTTCGACTGCGACGGGGTCCTGTGGCACGGCGAGAAGGCGGTGGCCGGCGCGGCGCAGGTGGTCAACTCGCTCACGAGGCAGGGCAAAAACGTCGTGTTCGTCACCAACAACTCGACCAGGCCGCGCGAGAAATACCTGCACAAGTTCTACCGGCTGGGCTTCACGGCCGTCGCGCTGGAGCACATCTTCAGCTCGTCCTACTGCTCGGCCCTCTACCTGCGGGACGTGGCCAAGCTCCGCGGCCAGGTGTTCGTCGTCGGCTGCGACGGGCTCCGGGACGAGCTCCGGGAGGCTGGGATCGCCTGCGTGGAGGAGGCGGACGAGCCGGACGCCACCATTTACGACTGCGCCCTGGCCGCGGACGTCAAGGCGGTTCTGGTGGGCCACGACGACAAACTGACTTTCCTCAAGCTGGCCAAGGCGTCGTGCTACCTGAAGGACCCAGACTGCTTGTTCCTGGCCACCGACAACGACCCCTGGCACCCGCTGTCGAGCGGAAGGATACTGCCAG GTTCCGGTTCCCTCATGGCAGCCCTGGAGGTGGCCTCGGGCCGCAAGGCTACGGTGATCGGCAAGCCGAGCCGCTTCATGTTCGAGTGCATCTCCAGCCAGTTCCCGGGCATGGACCCTGCACACTGCCTAATGGTGGGCGACCGCCTGGAGACCGACATGTTGTTCGGCTCCAACTGCGGCCTGGACACCATGCTCACCCTCACCGGGGTGTCACAGATGGAGGATGCCCACCAGTACGGGAATAGCGAGGTGTCGTCCGATCAGAACCTTGTGCCAGACTACGTGGTGGACACCATCGCTGACTTCTTGCCTGCGTTTGAGGAACTGGAAGAGCAGAGCAATTGA